From Arcticibacter tournemirensis, one genomic window encodes:
- a CDS encoding YqaE/Pmp3 family membrane protein has translation MRYFLCIILPPVAVLTTGRIGALILNIVLCLFFWIPGVIHAILVTNDYYADKRNRKLIRAVKNSR, from the coding sequence ATGCGTTATTTCCTTTGTATCATTCTGCCTCCCGTTGCTGTTCTTACTACAGGACGAATAGGCGCTCTGATTTTGAATATTGTTCTCTGTCTCTTTTTTTGGATACCGGGAGTTATACATGCTATTCTGGTTACGAATGACTATTATGCCGACAAAAGAAACAGAAAACTGATAAGGGCTGTAAAGAACAGCAGATAA
- a CDS encoding ABC transporter permease: MLKNFFTVALRNIRKNKGYAFINIVGLSLGICCALIIYILVNYHLSFDTFHKSTDRIYRVITEFHQEGVELERAVPQPLGKAFRNDFGFSEKAARIATLNSSFIAVQSGKEVKKFDEANGVAYAEAEFFEIFNFPLEEGDKRTALIQPNTALITRNIARKYFGKEEALGKTIKVNNKDIFTVTGVLKDLPSNSERKNEIFLSYDNLKNWNQWIASDSSWTGVFGGLECYTLLKKGVHPETVNKALAGLSDKYYDEEDSKVFRFILQPLKNVHFNTGMDGEISTKTLYTLSAIGVFLLIVACVNFINLATAQSLKRAKEVGVRKVLGSKFWEQARTALFGFSEKNSPYWFCWRL; encoded by the coding sequence ATGCTAAAAAATTTCTTTACTGTCGCTTTAAGGAACATTAGAAAAAACAAAGGGTATGCTTTTATTAACATAGTAGGGCTTTCCCTTGGCATCTGTTGCGCACTGATCATTTATATTCTCGTCAACTATCATTTAAGTTTCGACACGTTTCATAAGAGCACAGACCGTATTTACAGGGTAATTACAGAATTTCATCAGGAAGGTGTGGAACTTGAGCGAGCGGTGCCTCAGCCACTAGGTAAGGCTTTTCGAAACGACTTTGGTTTTTCTGAAAAGGCGGCGCGTATAGCAACATTGAACAGCAGCTTCATTGCTGTTCAATCAGGTAAAGAAGTAAAGAAATTCGACGAAGCAAATGGAGTAGCCTATGCAGAGGCAGAGTTCTTTGAAATCTTTAATTTCCCATTGGAAGAAGGCGACAAAAGAACCGCTTTGATCCAACCTAATACTGCGCTAATTACCCGAAATATCGCCAGGAAATATTTTGGCAAGGAGGAAGCTTTAGGGAAAACGATCAAAGTAAATAACAAAGACATTTTCACTGTGACGGGAGTTTTAAAAGATTTGCCGTCCAATTCAGAAAGAAAGAATGAGATATTCCTTTCTTATGATAATCTCAAAAACTGGAACCAGTGGATTGCAAGTGATAGTAGCTGGACCGGCGTTTTTGGTGGACTCGAATGCTACACTCTTTTAAAAAAGGGAGTACACCCGGAGACGGTTAATAAAGCCCTTGCAGGCTTATCAGATAAATACTACGACGAGGAAGACTCAAAAGTATTCAGGTTTATTCTGCAACCGCTAAAAAACGTTCATTTCAATACGGGGATGGATGGCGAGATATCCACAAAAACCCTTTATACACTGTCGGCAATAGGCGTGTTTCTTCTTATTGTTGCATGCGTTAACTTCATCAATCTTGCCACAGCGCAATCATTGAAAAGAGCAAAGGAAGTAGGCGTCAGAAAGGTACTGGGAAGCAAGTTCTGGGAGCAAGCGAGAACAGCATTATTTGGCTTTTCGGAAAAGAATTCACCATATTGGTTCTGCTGGCGTTTGTAA